The following is a genomic window from Pseudomonas parafulva.
CGACGAGCGCGACGTTCCGTCAGACAAAAGATGGCCCACGGGCGATGAAGAAAATACTGAAATTTACCCGCGCCCGGACTACGGAAAACCCTTCCCAAAGGCTACGCTAGGCCAATTGTCCACAAGGCCGACTCGCCATGACCCTCGCCGATAACCTGCTTGCCTTTACCCTCGCCGCCACAGTGTTGACCATCACCCCAGGCCTGGACACGGCCCTGATCCTCAGAACCTCGGCCGTCGAAGGCCGCGTGCAGGGGCTGCGCGCCGCGCTGGGTATCAACGCCGGCTGCTTCATCTGGGGCGCGGCGGTGGCCTTCGGTCTCGGCGCCTTGATCGCCGTGTCGGAACTGGCCTACGACATACTCAAGTACTGCGGCGCGGCCTATCTGGCATGGTTGGGCCTGAACATGCTGCTGCGCCCCCGGCAGTCGTTGGCCCCGGCCGAGCAGGACGCACGGCCCACGCGGAACTGGTTCCTCAGGGGCATGCTCGGCAATCTGCTCAATCCGAAGATCGGCATCTTCTATGTGTCGTTCTTGCCGCAGTTCATCCCCCAAGGGGCACCGCTGATCACCTGGACCTTTGGTCTGGTAGCCATTCATGTGGTGCTCGGCCTGCTCTGGGCCGCGGCATTGATCGGCGCCACCCGCTCGTTGTCCGGTGTGCTGCGCAAGGGCTCGGTGGTCTCATGGATGGATCGCACCACCGGCGTGCTGTTCATCCTGTTCGCTGCCCGGCTGGCGTTGAGCCGCCGTTAAGGAGTTTTCTGTGAATACCC
Proteins encoded in this region:
- a CDS encoding LysE family translocator, giving the protein MTLADNLLAFTLAATVLTITPGLDTALILRTSAVEGRVQGLRAALGINAGCFIWGAAVAFGLGALIAVSELAYDILKYCGAAYLAWLGLNMLLRPRQSLAPAEQDARPTRNWFLRGMLGNLLNPKIGIFYVSFLPQFIPQGAPLITWTFGLVAIHVVLGLLWAAALIGATRSLSGVLRKGSVVSWMDRTTGVLFILFAARLALSRR